In Shouchella patagoniensis, the following are encoded in one genomic region:
- a CDS encoding NAD(P)-dependent oxidoreductase, with product MRNVGVIGCGAMGKGMVRNLLKAGYFVYVCDEHSLYRQELELAGAVFMQNAALFAEKVDHLLFSLPSPTILQEALFGDSGVLKQIRSGSAIFDMGTTDVKTTRRIHALCAAKGIRYLDCPVSGGPAGADAGTLTIMVGGNEVDFLTEKPFLHVVGENVIYVGSSGAGQTVKLCNNMIVAGITSLLSETMIAAEQEGVAPQVLFDIIQQSSGHNRVVDVFGSNLLEKSFDQVLFYLGHMAKDLELYMDMSREQHTPQPTASVVNQLYRAALQQKKGKLDSTAVYSVISNKGE from the coding sequence ATGAGGAATGTCGGTGTAATTGGCTGTGGGGCTATGGGTAAAGGGATGGTGCGCAATCTTTTAAAAGCAGGATATTTTGTCTATGTGTGTGATGAACACTCTCTCTATCGGCAAGAGCTCGAGCTTGCAGGTGCGGTGTTTATGCAAAATGCCGCATTGTTTGCAGAAAAAGTGGACCATCTTCTTTTTTCCTTGCCATCACCAACGATACTGCAAGAGGCTTTGTTTGGTGATAGTGGTGTGCTAAAACAGATTCGTTCAGGTAGCGCCATTTTTGATATGGGAACGACTGACGTAAAAACGACCAGGCGTATCCACGCTCTCTGTGCTGCCAAAGGCATTCGCTATCTCGATTGTCCTGTAAGTGGTGGCCCTGCTGGAGCTGATGCAGGTACGCTGACCATTATGGTTGGTGGAAACGAAGTCGATTTCCTCACTGAGAAGCCATTTTTACATGTGGTTGGCGAGAATGTGATATACGTTGGTTCATCTGGAGCAGGGCAAACAGTTAAGTTATGCAACAACATGATTGTTGCGGGCATTACATCCCTTTTAAGTGAAACGATGATTGCTGCAGAGCAAGAAGGTGTCGCTCCACAAGTATTGTTCGATATTATCCAACAAAGCTCAGGGCACAACCGAGTTGTTGATGTATTCGGCAGCAACCTGCTGGAAAAATCATTTGATCAAGTCTTGTTTTATTTAGGTCACATGGCAAAAGATCTTGAGCTTTATATGGATATGTCACGAGAGCAACACACACCACAACCAACCGCATCGGTCGTAAATCAGCTTTACAGAGCGGCATTGCAACAAAAGAAAGGCAAGCTTGATTCAACCGCTGTTTATTCCGTGATTTCCAATAAAGGAGAGTGA
- a CDS encoding DUF3100 domain-containing protein, with product MGETMKLVKDWRLHLLVLGLVIVTERIGVIQIPVGPGVIMLLPMLFAILFGLVLYFTPLVKEKQSKHAEPIITISVALLIAKIGVTIGPGLQDVIAAGPALLLQEIGNFGTIIFALPVAVLLLGMKREAIGMTHSIGREPNLGLIYDKFGFDSPEGKGVTTVYVFGTVFGALFYGLIAGFLATFTPLHPLSLAMAAGIGSGSMMAAATGSLIASYPELETQIIAFAGASNLLTYSTGLFVSIFIALPITEKLYRVFAKWRGGEDR from the coding sequence ATGGGTGAGACGATGAAGCTTGTAAAAGACTGGAGGTTGCATCTCCTTGTTCTCGGTCTAGTTATCGTGACAGAACGAATTGGAGTCATTCAAATACCGGTCGGACCTGGGGTCATTATGTTGCTGCCGATGCTTTTTGCAATCTTGTTTGGTTTGGTGCTTTATTTCACACCGCTCGTCAAAGAAAAGCAATCGAAACATGCAGAGCCCATTATTACAATTAGTGTCGCCTTGCTTATCGCTAAAATTGGTGTCACGATCGGTCCTGGCCTTCAGGATGTCATTGCTGCCGGTCCGGCGTTATTGCTGCAAGAGATAGGCAACTTTGGCACGATTATTTTCGCACTACCTGTAGCGGTTCTATTGCTTGGTATGAAGCGTGAGGCAATAGGGATGACCCACTCCATTGGAAGAGAACCGAACCTGGGACTGATTTATGACAAATTCGGTTTTGATTCACCAGAAGGAAAAGGGGTTACGACAGTATATGTATTCGGTACAGTTTTTGGCGCGTTGTTTTACGGGCTGATCGCGGGCTTCCTTGCAACGTTCACACCGCTCCATCCTCTTTCGCTTGCGATGGCAGCTGGGATAGGGAGTGGTAGCATGATGGCGGCCGCTACTGGCTCGCTTATTGCATCTTATCCTGAGCTTGAGACACAAATAATTGCTTTTGCAGGGGCGAGCAACTTGCTCACCTACTCAACTGGTCTGTTTGTCAGCATCTTTATTGCACTTCCAATTACAGAAAAATTATATCGTGTTTTTGCTAAGTGGAGAGGGGGAGAAGATCGATGA